A genomic stretch from Novosphingobium resinovorum includes:
- a CDS encoding acyl-CoA dehydrogenase family protein, with product MDFELPEEYRAFRDTVRRWVDKEVPKAWARELERDEHAYPFALWDKFTEAGFHGVGIAEEFDGQGGDVVMQMLLARELARSLGGLAWIWGITSFAGSKSIGLYGSPEQKAKYLPLIATGQLKAAIAFTEPGGGTDLLGAMATTAETVDGGWKLNGEKIWSSSAHVADYLLVIARSDRNAEKKHLGLTLFWVPTKTAGVTITPLAKLGMRSMGSCSVHFEDAFVADEQVLGEPDKAWYMLLPTLNNERVMVGAFCLGVIDGVLEDALDYAKQRKAFGGIIGRFQALQHYIADIATMQKTTELMLHYCAHKQARGENVGVEANMLKLMASENANAAADLGIQILGGMGYSAETDMQRYWRDSRLWRIGPITNEMVRNGIAESLGLPRSF from the coding sequence ATGGATTTCGAACTCCCCGAGGAATATCGCGCGTTCCGCGACACCGTCCGCCGCTGGGTCGACAAGGAAGTGCCCAAGGCCTGGGCGCGAGAACTCGAACGCGACGAGCACGCCTATCCCTTCGCCTTGTGGGACAAGTTCACCGAGGCCGGCTTCCACGGCGTCGGCATCGCGGAGGAGTTCGACGGGCAGGGCGGCGACGTCGTCATGCAGATGCTGCTGGCACGCGAGCTTGCACGGTCGCTGGGAGGGCTCGCGTGGATCTGGGGCATCACCAGCTTTGCCGGCTCCAAGTCCATCGGGCTTTACGGGTCGCCCGAACAGAAGGCGAAGTACCTGCCGCTGATCGCCACCGGGCAACTCAAGGCGGCGATCGCCTTCACCGAACCGGGCGGCGGCACCGACCTGCTGGGCGCGATGGCGACCACGGCGGAAACGGTCGACGGCGGCTGGAAGCTGAACGGCGAGAAGATCTGGTCGTCGTCCGCGCACGTCGCCGATTACCTGCTCGTCATCGCGCGGAGCGACAGGAATGCCGAGAAGAAGCATCTGGGCCTGACGCTGTTCTGGGTGCCGACGAAGACCGCTGGCGTGACGATCACCCCGCTCGCCAAGCTCGGCATGCGCTCGATGGGCAGCTGTTCGGTCCATTTTGAGGATGCGTTCGTGGCCGACGAACAGGTCCTGGGAGAGCCGGATAAGGCCTGGTACATGCTGCTACCCACGCTTAACAACGAGCGCGTCATGGTCGGCGCGTTCTGCTTGGGCGTGATCGATGGGGTGCTGGAAGACGCGCTCGACTACGCGAAGCAGCGCAAGGCGTTCGGCGGCATCATCGGCCGTTTCCAGGCGTTGCAGCACTACATCGCCGACATCGCCACGATGCAGAAGACCACCGAACTGATGCTGCACTACTGCGCGCACAAGCAGGCGCGCGGAGAGAACGTGGGCGTCGAGGCCAACATGCTGAAGCTGATGGCGTCCGAGAACGCCAATGCCGCGGCGGACCTGGGCATCCAGATCCTGGGCGGCATGGGCTATTCGGCGGAAACCGACATGCAGCGCTACTGGCGCGACAGCCGGCTGTGGCGGATCGGGCCGATCACCAACGAGATGGTGCGCAATGGGATCGCCGAAAGCCTCGGCCTGCCCCGCTCCTTTTAA
- a CDS encoding GntR family transcriptional regulator, translating to MERAKALTADPIALQGASVTLRQAVIHRLRDRIVDGTLAPGLLLRENDLAQRMGVSATPVREALGTLASEGLVEIEAHRLKRVTPIDRTATCDLMRVQAELWRLGYRWGMPNLGAAQVALLDQAVARYRAALDSGEYMAAIRAGLDFHTVFIMASQNRELLRSTLDRRGLIARYIFLHGIQTLTSVGLSQHVSILSAFRSGDHTAVLACLDRMAARLVALCDDVGDTFSHQ from the coding sequence ATGGAACGCGCAAAAGCCCTCACCGCCGATCCCATCGCGCTGCAGGGCGCGTCCGTCACGCTGCGGCAGGCGGTGATCCATAGGCTGCGCGACCGGATCGTCGATGGCACCCTGGCGCCCGGCCTGCTGCTGCGCGAAAACGACCTGGCGCAGCGCATGGGCGTAAGCGCCACGCCCGTCCGCGAAGCGCTGGGCACGCTGGCGTCCGAAGGCCTCGTCGAAATCGAGGCGCACCGGCTCAAGCGCGTGACCCCGATCGACCGGACCGCGACGTGCGACCTGATGCGGGTGCAGGCGGAGTTGTGGCGGCTGGGATACCGCTGGGGCATGCCCAACCTTGGCGCGGCGCAAGTCGCCCTCCTCGACCAAGCGGTCGCCCGCTACCGCGCCGCGCTAGATAGCGGCGAATACATGGCCGCGATCCGGGCGGGGCTCGATTTTCACACCGTGTTCATCATGGCTTCGCAGAACCGCGAACTGTTGCGTTCCACGCTCGACCGGCGCGGCTTGATCGCCCGCTACATCTTCCTGCACGGCATTCAGACGCTCACCTCGGTCGGCCTTTCCCAGCACGTAAGCATCCTGAGCGCCTTCCGGTCGGGCGACCACACGGCGGTTCTGGCCTGCCTTGACCGGATGGCCGCGCGCCTCGTGGCGCTGTGCGACGACGTCGGCGACACCTTTTCCCACCAGTAA